TGAACAGGAACGATGAGCGCTTTGTCTTTATTGAAGAACAGGGCGTCGCTGTGCGTCGCCCGGTTGAACCGGGGATCACCGAGGAGTGGCGGGTCCAGATCGTCAGCGGGCTCGCGGTCGGCGACCGGGTGATCGTCGAAGGCCACCGGGCGGTGGAGGAGGGCCAGGAGCTCAATATCGTCAAGACCATTACCGGTATCGGGGAGTTCGCCAGATGATCGTGTCCGATACTGCGGTTGAGAAAAGCACCACGGTCATGGTGCTCGCCCTCATTATCCTCGTGTTCGGGGTCTACTGCTATAATGTCCTGCCCCGGGAAAGCTCGCCGGATATCACCATTCCCTACGTCTTTGTCAGCGCCGATTACCGGGGAGTGTCGCCGGCCGATGTCGAGACCTCCATCACCATCGAAATCGAGAAAAAGCTCAAGGGGATCGACGGGGTCAAAAAGATCCATTCGGTCAGTTCCGAAGGGCTCTCCATGACCAGTATCGAGTTCGTGACCGGCACCGATATCGACAAGGCGCTGCAGGACGTCAAGGACAAGGTTGACGAGGCCGGAAATGAACTGCCCTCCGACCTGGAAAATGATCCCACGGTCTTCGAGGTTAATTTTTCCGAAATGCCCATTGTGGTCTACTCGTTGAGCGGCACCTGCGGCCTGGCCACCCTGAAGGAAATCGGTGATGATCTCAAGGATGAGATCGAGGCCATCCCCGGGGTCCTGGAAGTTGAAGTGACCGGCGGCCTGGAGAGGGAGATCCGGGTCGAGGTGCTGCCGGAAAAACTGGCCTACTACGGCATTTCGATCCCGGTGTTCCAGCGGATCGTTTCCAGTGAAAATCAGAACACCTCGGGCGGGGCTCTGCGGCTGGGAAACGGCCGTTTCCAGCTCCGGGTCCCCGGCGAATTCAAGACCCCGTCCGAGATCTACGGCCTGGTCATGGGGACCCATAACGGCCAGCCCGTGTATCTGAAGGATCTGGCCCGGGTGGTGGACGGCTTCAAGGATGAGACCAGCCGCTCCCGGCTGGACGGCCGGAGCGCGGTCAATATCACGGTCAAAAAGCGGACCGGCGAAAACATCATCGCCATCACCGACCAGTTGGATGAACTTCTGAACCGGAGCGAGAAGACCTGGCCCAAGGATACCGAGATCACCAAGGTTCTGGACATGGCCAAGGATATCCGGGCGATGGTGGCGGATCTGGAAAACAACATCCTCACCGGACTGGTGCTGGTGGTGGGAGTATTGCTCTTCTTTCTCGGACTGCGCAATGCCGTGCTGGTCGGTCTGGCGATTCCCTTTTCGATGCTGCTCTCCTTCACCGTCCTGTACATCATGGGGGTGACCCTCAACATGGTGGTGCTCTTCTCCCTGACCCTGGCCCTGGGGATGCTGGTGGACAACGCCATCGTCATTGTCGAGAACATCTACCGCTATATGCAACAGGGCGTGCCGAGGTCGGAGGCGGCCAAACGGGCCACCGCCGAGGTGGCCTGGCCGGTGATCGGCTCAACCCTCACCACCCTGGCGGCCTTTTCGCCGATGCTTTTCTGGCCGGGGATTATGGGGGAGTTCATGGGCTATCTGCCCCTGACCCTGATTGTCACCCTCACTTCGAGTCTGTTTGTCGCCATGGTGATCAACCCGGCCCTGGCCGCAGTCTTCATGAAGGTTGAAAACGGTGGCCACCAGGGTGCTGCGGAAATCAGCGGCGAGCAACTCCGGGCGGCCGGTGAAAAACCCATTGAAATCCGGGGCTGGTTCCTGAAATTCTACACCGCCACGCTCCGCTTCTGCCTGAACCGGCCGCTCGTGATAGTCGGCACTGCCTTTGCCTGCCTTATCCTTCTTTTTCAGGCCTGGCTGCTGGTGGTCGGCATTGAGAAGCCGGTGGAGTTCTTCCCGGAGATTGATCCCAAATCCATGTACGTCAATATCGATACCCCCGAAGGGGCGGATCTCGATTATATCGATACCATCATGCGGCGCATCGAAATGGCGGTGGCCGGGGTTCCGGAGGAGGAACTCTACGGCAAGGCCGAGGACCCGGCGGCCTACCTCGCGGCCATGGCCGCCAAGGAGCACCGGAAGGCGACCGGGGAGAGCTTTTTCGGCCCCAGCGATCTGGTCAATATCAAGGACATCTATATCAAGGCGGTCAGCACCTCCGGCGGCGGTTCG
The Pseudomonadota bacterium DNA segment above includes these coding regions:
- a CDS encoding efflux RND transporter permease subunit; this translates as MIVSDTAVEKSTTVMVLALIILVFGVYCYNVLPRESSPDITIPYVFVSADYRGVSPADVETSITIEIEKKLKGIDGVKKIHSVSSEGLSMTSIEFVTGTDIDKALQDVKDKVDEAGNELPSDLENDPTVFEVNFSEMPIVVYSLSGTCGLATLKEIGDDLKDEIEAIPGVLEVEVTGGLEREIRVEVLPEKLAYYGISIPVFQRIVSSENQNTSGGALRLGNGRFQLRVPGEFKTPSEIYGLVMGTHNGQPVYLKDLARVVDGFKDETSRSRLDGRSAVNITVKKRTGENIIAITDQLDELLNRSEKTWPKDTEITKVLDMAKDIRAMVADLENNILTGLVLVVGVLLFFLGLRNAVLVGLAIPFSMLLSFTVLYIMGVTLNMVVLFSLTLALGMLVDNAIVIVENIYRYMQQGVPRSEAAKRATAEVAWPVIGSTLTTLAAFSPMLFWPGIMGEFMGYLPLTLIVTLTSSLFVAMVINPALAAVFMKVENGGHQGAAEISGEQLRAAGEKPIEIRGWFLKFYTATLRFCLNRPLVIVGTAFACLILLFQAWLLVVGIEKPVEFFPEIDPKSMYVNIDTPEGADLDYIDTIMRRIEMAVAGVPEEELYGKAEDPAAYLAAMAAKEHRKATGESFFGPSDLVNIKDIYIKAVSTSGGGSAFASNAPNHVGIQFLDIEERTTPSSETVKEIRRRVKNIPGGKITVAMQEEGPPTGAPINIEIGGDNFQILGAIAREIRNQLAKLPSVEDIRDDYVEGSPSVRVRVDRQKAALFGLTTDNIGFALKTAYNGLDVSSYREGDEDYDITVQLSEQDRRVTDILRELMVPTISGELVPLSTLATVDYSGGLGDIVRIDNQRVVTVKANVDEGKIPGPVVRAQAEKLLARLTLPPGYTIRFTGENVEQAESQAFLSKAFVIACCLIFLILVSMFNSISQPFIIMTSVILSLGGAFLGLAVYRLPFGIIMTGVGVISLAGVVVNNAIVLIDYINKLQARGLPLKEAVVAAGATRLRPVLLTAITTILGLIPMVTGVSYDFRNWQISWVSESSQWWQSMAVVVIFGLIVATFLTLILVPTLYCLFARIEEARGTSFRRLRRLYWKPYSWLAGEKSDGGDGFS